One stretch of Mobula birostris isolate sMobBir1 chromosome 5, sMobBir1.hap1, whole genome shotgun sequence DNA includes these proteins:
- the LOC140197424 gene encoding natural cytotoxicity triggering receptor 3-like isoform X3, whose translation MTWYEFVCLLLLFSAARANGISHQWPERITVTEGGTAQLNCAYISYINVTKKWIGFLTWYKDEENGTVCNKCSGFHGRVTTNSSKGFLRQTLQIVDVRMNDTGKYYCKVQILDKESYLGKGTEVQVTTGMKATKSAGRSLRWQLLEMGVKLIIFLVINIVTVLFIRSRRSRGIVNRNKLI comes from the exons ATGACGTGGTATGAGTTCGTATGTTTATTGCTGTTGTTCTCTG CTGCCAGAGCTAACGGAATAAGCCACCAATGGCCGGAGCGGATCACGGTTACTGAAGGGGGCACGGCGCAGCTGAATTGTGCTTACATCAGTTATATTAACGTTACAAAGAAGTGGATCGGATTTCTTACCTGGTACAAAGACGAGGAAAACGGTACCGTTTGCAACAAGTGCAGTGGGTTTCATGGTCGCGTAACGACTAACAGTTCAAAAGGCTTTCTTAGGCAAACTTTACAAATCGTCGACGTCAGAATGAACGATACAGGAAAGTATTACTGCAAAGTACAAATTCTCGACAAGGAAAGTTATCTTGGCAAAGGGACAGAAGTTCAAGTCACAA CAGGCATGAAGGCAACAAAAAGCGCTGGAAGGAGCTTACGTTGGCAGCTACTTGAAATGGGAGTGAAACTTATAATATTTCTTGTGATCAACATTGTAACGGTTCTCTTCATCCGTTCCCGGAGGTCTCGTGGAATTGTCAACAGGAACAAATTAATCTAA
- the LOC140197424 gene encoding natural cytotoxicity triggering receptor 3-like isoform X1 produces MTWYEFVCLLLLFSAAARANGISHQWPERITVTEGGTAQLNCAYISYINVTKKWIGFLTWYKDEENGTVCNKCSGFHGRVTTNSSKGFLRQTLQIVDVRMNDTGKYYCKVQILDKESYLGKGTEVQVTTGMKATKSAGRSLRWQLLEMGVKLIIFLVINIVTVLFIRSRRSRGIVNRNKLI; encoded by the exons ATGACGTGGTATGAGTTCGTATGTTTATTGCTGTTGTTCTCTG CAGCTGCCAGAGCTAACGGAATAAGCCACCAATGGCCGGAGCGGATCACGGTTACTGAAGGGGGCACGGCGCAGCTGAATTGTGCTTACATCAGTTATATTAACGTTACAAAGAAGTGGATCGGATTTCTTACCTGGTACAAAGACGAGGAAAACGGTACCGTTTGCAACAAGTGCAGTGGGTTTCATGGTCGCGTAACGACTAACAGTTCAAAAGGCTTTCTTAGGCAAACTTTACAAATCGTCGACGTCAGAATGAACGATACAGGAAAGTATTACTGCAAAGTACAAATTCTCGACAAGGAAAGTTATCTTGGCAAAGGGACAGAAGTTCAAGTCACAA CAGGCATGAAGGCAACAAAAAGCGCTGGAAGGAGCTTACGTTGGCAGCTACTTGAAATGGGAGTGAAACTTATAATATTTCTTGTGATCAACATTGTAACGGTTCTCTTCATCCGTTCCCGGAGGTCTCGTGGAATTGTCAACAGGAACAAATTAATCTAA
- the LOC140197424 gene encoding natural cytotoxicity triggering receptor 3-like isoform X2 — protein sequence MTWYEFVCLLLLFSAAARANGISHQWPERITVTEGGTAQLNCAYISYINVTKKWIGFLTWYKDEENGTVCNKCSGFHGRVTTNSSKGFLRQTLQIVDVRMNDTGKYYCKVQILDKESYLGKGTEVQVTSMKATKSAGRSLRWQLLEMGVKLIIFLVINIVTVLFIRSRRSRGIVNRNKLI from the exons ATGACGTGGTATGAGTTCGTATGTTTATTGCTGTTGTTCTCTG CAGCTGCCAGAGCTAACGGAATAAGCCACCAATGGCCGGAGCGGATCACGGTTACTGAAGGGGGCACGGCGCAGCTGAATTGTGCTTACATCAGTTATATTAACGTTACAAAGAAGTGGATCGGATTTCTTACCTGGTACAAAGACGAGGAAAACGGTACCGTTTGCAACAAGTGCAGTGGGTTTCATGGTCGCGTAACGACTAACAGTTCAAAAGGCTTTCTTAGGCAAACTTTACAAATCGTCGACGTCAGAATGAACGATACAGGAAAGTATTACTGCAAAGTACAAATTCTCGACAAGGAAAGTTATCTTGGCAAAGGGACAGAAGTTCAAGTCACAA GCATGAAGGCAACAAAAAGCGCTGGAAGGAGCTTACGTTGGCAGCTACTTGAAATGGGAGTGAAACTTATAATATTTCTTGTGATCAACATTGTAACGGTTCTCTTCATCCGTTCCCGGAGGTCTCGTGGAATTGTCAACAGGAACAAATTAATCTAA